In Pseudobacter ginsenosidimutans, the following are encoded in one genomic region:
- a CDS encoding ImmA/IrrE family metallo-endopeptidase, which produces MIHSMISPEHAAISLHANIGWARPSDFSVEEIANSLGLIVKEVPMKGADGRILMKGNSGIISIRDNITHPGRKNFVIAHEIGHFQCHKHLSHLYSDTHKTLTEWYATGPQEKEANRFAAELLMPASLFKTKTIGKRLNLGFMQEMSTFFGVSILACFLRFVNQGNYPVMVVFMEDGIIKWKQESDDFPYKFLEYGSPVPAFTVAGDYFKYGRIEQAPEKVKAMDWFPDSWRLRYEPNAELYEQSYKVSGNGLVSCLWS; this is translated from the coding sequence ATGATACACTCGATGATCAGCCCTGAGCACGCTGCAATAAGCCTTCATGCAAATATAGGATGGGCGCGTCCGTCTGACTTTTCTGTGGAGGAGATAGCTAACTCACTTGGGCTGATAGTGAAGGAGGTCCCAATGAAGGGTGCGGACGGGCGCATACTAATGAAAGGCAATTCAGGCATAATATCTATTCGTGATAACATCACTCACCCTGGAAGAAAAAATTTTGTTATTGCCCATGAAATTGGACATTTCCAATGCCACAAACATCTATCCCACCTTTACTCTGACACCCATAAAACATTGACAGAATGGTATGCTACTGGTCCACAAGAAAAAGAAGCTAACCGTTTTGCTGCTGAATTGTTGATGCCTGCTTCGCTATTCAAAACTAAAACTATTGGAAAACGATTAAATCTTGGCTTCATGCAGGAAATGAGCACTTTCTTCGGAGTATCTATACTGGCCTGCTTTCTTCGTTTTGTGAATCAAGGTAACTATCCGGTAATGGTTGTTTTTATGGAGGATGGAATAATCAAATGGAAGCAGGAATCTGATGACTTCCCTTATAAGTTTCTTGAGTATGGTTCCCCTGTACCTGCTTTCACGGTTGCGGGCGACTATTTTAAATATGGTCGTATTGAGCAGGCACCTGAGAAGGTAAAAGCCATGGATTGGTTTCCTGATTCTTGGAGGCTACGGTATGAACCCAATGCGGAGTTATACGAGCAATCTTATAAAGTATCAGGCAATGGACTTGTCTCTTGTCTATGGAGTTAA
- a CDS encoding RNA polymerase sigma factor has translation MELGKYYSQNDKKLVQVNDQEWKVALKKCKNHIEWKLKAKTISGAHSASVLGGDPVEHYLGVAYEKLLAGDWEWKDEYGLAEQMIRIIDSQISKQVEKAETRKAHESQVVYMDMETGFYDIADAPLTPREEIMMDAQLQAIEKAIDGDDQLLFIVEALKEGKKRAEIAELLDITLGNWINSRRKLKEGS, from the coding sequence ATGGAACTTGGTAAATATTACAGCCAAAACGATAAGAAGCTTGTCCAGGTCAATGATCAGGAATGGAAGGTGGCGCTCAAGAAATGCAAAAATCATATTGAATGGAAGCTGAAGGCTAAAACCATATCCGGTGCACATTCAGCATCTGTATTAGGTGGAGACCCTGTAGAGCATTACCTTGGCGTGGCTTATGAGAAGCTGTTAGCGGGAGACTGGGAATGGAAGGACGAATATGGTCTTGCTGAACAAATGATCAGGATAATCGATAGCCAGATCAGTAAACAAGTTGAAAAGGCTGAGACCAGAAAGGCTCACGAAAGCCAAGTGGTATACATGGATATGGAGACAGGCTTCTATGATATTGCGGACGCTCCCCTTACTCCCCGTGAAGAAATAATGATGGACGCACAATTACAGGCGATCGAAAAGGCTATCGATGGTGATGACCAGCTTCTGTTTATTGTGGAAGCCTTAAAGGAAGGAAAGAAAAGAGCAGAAATAGCCGAATTATTAGATATAACCCTCGGCAACTGGATAAACTCAAGGAGAAAATTAAAAGAAGGATCGTAG
- a CDS encoding CBASS cGAMP-activated phospholipase, with product MNESATKKFRILSIDGGGIRGLIPAKVLADLEQEIQREVPGAKLYEYFDLICGTSTGAILAVAIALGVPAAKLVDFYHEHARAIFPKWYLKILPRKSRVLFTSIYSNKELHQLLAKTYASANNGSIPLLNDCKTKVCIPTFNGNDGKINVLKTKHHVDYSRDYKIPAHEAVLSSASAPIYFPPHSFNFSNQYGSGSNVNMIDGGIFANDPALIGLLEAADKLNQEIEQITILSLGTGCGRHIIKKRWRPKDLFYWLLPKPRLLDMILDSQAQITEQYIAFIRRIFASTGKEFEYLRVQHDMGGDTIDLNASSKKDLARLEAIGGELSKNNLQKIIKFIKQ from the coding sequence ATGAATGAAAGTGCAACCAAGAAATTTAGGATTTTATCTATTGATGGCGGGGGAATAAGGGGGCTAATACCTGCTAAGGTCTTAGCAGATCTGGAACAGGAAATACAACGCGAGGTTCCAGGTGCTAAGCTCTATGAGTATTTTGATTTGATCTGTGGGACCTCAACGGGAGCCATCCTGGCTGTGGCCATAGCGTTGGGGGTTCCTGCAGCCAAACTGGTCGACTTCTACCATGAGCACGCCCGGGCAATTTTTCCCAAATGGTATCTGAAGATTCTTCCACGCAAAAGTCGTGTCTTATTTACATCTATATATAGTAATAAGGAACTCCATCAACTACTGGCCAAAACCTATGCAAGCGCCAATAATGGCTCAATACCATTACTAAACGATTGTAAGACAAAAGTTTGCATTCCTACATTTAACGGAAATGATGGTAAAATCAATGTGCTGAAAACTAAACATCACGTTGATTATTCGCGTGACTACAAAATACCAGCTCATGAAGCAGTGTTATCCAGCGCTTCAGCACCTATTTATTTCCCCCCCCACTCCTTTAATTTTTCCAATCAATATGGCAGTGGATCAAACGTCAATATGATTGACGGGGGCATATTCGCTAACGATCCTGCCCTGATCGGCCTGCTTGAAGCCGCGGATAAATTGAACCAAGAAATCGAGCAGATAACAATACTGTCTTTGGGAACAGGATGCGGCAGACATATAATTAAGAAACGCTGGCGTCCGAAGGATTTATTTTACTGGTTGCTACCTAAACCTCGTTTGCTGGACATGATATTAGACAGTCAGGCTCAGATAACCGAACAATATATTGCTTTCATACGAAGAATATTCGCTTCAACAGGGAAAGAGTTCGAATACCTGCGCGTACAACACGATATGGGCGGCGATACCATCGACCTGAATGCTTCCAGCAAAAAGGATCTCGCGCGACTTGAAGCAATCGGCGGTGAGCTGTCCAAAAACAACTTACAAAAAATCATAAAGTTTATAAAACAATAA